A window of Polyodon spathula isolate WHYD16114869_AA unplaced genomic scaffold, ASM1765450v1 scaffolds_301, whole genome shotgun sequence genomic DNA:
TCCAATACAAAAGTCTGAAATgacacacaatacatttttgtaaaagattaaataaaataacaataattcaataaatagagCATTAGTGAGATTCACAGTGCTATCAGAAATGAGAGTATATACATTGTATAATCTATGTAAACTGTGTGGTTTAAAGGTGACTGTCCCTATCTGTCAATTGAGTATGATTGGGTAAATACTCACTAAAATTATGCattatataataacaacaacaataatacactaaaacaaaacacaaatggcatAAAGATCTTTTCCCAAGTGCCTTCAAATTGTTTTCTTCTAGTGTACGTCATCAAAGGATGTCATGAAGCCCTTGACTCCAGGTGCATGGTGAGGTGGGAGCAGTCCTGCATGTCTTCTATGTTCTCCACGGCATCAATGATGGCCTCCACCCTCTCTCCTGGCAGGACTGCCCCAGCATTTGCCCGGAACTTTTTCAGCAGACTGTCACAACTCCATAAAGTGTCCAGTGTCCATAAAAAGGTGTCGCAACGACCCTTCAAGACATTGCCTGTTGTGAGGGTCAGCAGCACCTCTGCGTACATCTTATTGAAATTGGCAGGGTTGTCCTGGGGGTGCTCGACCCGTACTCTGCTCAGGAGGCCGAGCAGCTCGGGGCGGTCCAGGAACGCTGGGCTGAACGACTGGACACTGACCTCGCCGTCCAGCAGAGCAGTGCAGGCGTTGAACTGGAAGGAGTGTCTGGCCTGGTGCTCGGATTCAGGGAAGGGACGGTTGATATATTTGGAGAGGGGGATTCTCATTAGGATGCTCTGGATCATAGAGGGGTGGAACCCCCCTACGGTGTTGACCAAAAGCTCCCGCGCTGAGCACGCTGCGTCTGCCAACCAGTGCATGCCCAGGTGTGCAGGGAAGCACTTGAAGGCTATGTCCTGGTCCTCCAGCAGGAAGCGGGTATCCTGTTCCTCTGGGGAGGGCAGTGCCTGGGGTAGGTAGTAGTTGTAGAAGGCACTAAAGCCAGAGCAGCCTGGGGTCGAGTCCAGGATCAGCGTGCTGGCCTCCAGGCCCCGGGAAGCCAGCAGTGCCGCCTCCATGCCGAGTCGGGCTGCGTTCCCGAT
This region includes:
- the LOC121308109 gene encoding cis-aconitate decarboxylase-like; translated protein: VSPFRFHPPTVVGPLGSAAACSRLLSLDRSQCSNDLVIAASLAGAPMTNAATQSKPLHIGNAARLGMEAALLASRGLEASTLILDSTPGCSGFSAFYNYYLPQALPSPEEQDTRFLLEDQDIAFKCFPAHLGMHWLADAACSARELLVNTVGGFHPSMIQSILMRIPLSKYINRPFPESEHQARHSFQFNACTALLDGEVSVQSFSPAFLDRPELLGLLSRVRVEHPQDNPANFNKMYAEVLLTLTTGNVLKGRCDTFLWTLDTLWSCDSLLKKFRANAGAVLPGERVEAIIDAVENIEDMQDCSHLTMHLESRAS